From Deferribacter autotrophicus, the proteins below share one genomic window:
- a CDS encoding IS110 family transposase, whose amino-acid sequence MRRFENVVGIDVSKSTLSISFYDGSTHKYYETSNSVRSFTKDFLKKVKGVDWSKVLFMMESTGVYHLKLATHLSRELGYEVSVANPMSIKKYSDMNLRKAKTDKSDSKLIAEYGLEYGYKWRFKPKDELYYEIDSRLKAIEDFQSQINRLNNQIEGFSQLPYEQEEVISCYKDVISAYKSKIKKLEQELEVLLKSRYREEYELVMSIPGVGMKLASIVLGKLECFRNFKRAKEVVSYIGLCPSIRESGTSVRGRGHISRRGNAYIRKILFVCSLSAIRYNKFCSNLYRRLLSSGKAKKLAIIAVANKLIRQIFGVLKNGRPYDPEYLKNLTEVTENG is encoded by the coding sequence ATGAGAAGATTTGAAAATGTGGTAGGTATTGATGTATCAAAGTCGACATTGTCAATAAGTTTTTATGATGGATCTACGCACAAGTATTACGAGACGAGCAATAGTGTAAGATCTTTTACTAAAGATTTTCTTAAGAAAGTAAAAGGAGTAGATTGGTCGAAAGTACTTTTTATGATGGAAAGTACAGGAGTATATCATTTAAAATTAGCCACCCATTTGAGTAGGGAGTTAGGTTACGAAGTAAGTGTAGCTAATCCGATGTCAATAAAGAAATATTCAGATATGAATTTAAGGAAGGCAAAGACAGACAAATCGGATTCCAAATTGATAGCGGAATATGGGCTGGAATATGGTTATAAATGGAGATTTAAACCTAAGGATGAATTATATTATGAGATAGATAGTCGTTTAAAAGCAATAGAGGATTTTCAATCTCAGATAAATAGATTGAATAATCAGATAGAGGGATTTAGCCAATTGCCATATGAACAAGAAGAGGTTATATCGTGTTATAAAGATGTAATTTCCGCCTATAAGAGCAAGATTAAGAAATTGGAGCAGGAACTAGAGGTTTTGTTGAAAAGTCGTTATAGAGAGGAATATGAGTTAGTTATGAGTATTCCTGGAGTAGGTATGAAGTTAGCGTCGATAGTGTTGGGCAAATTGGAGTGTTTTCGTAATTTCAAGAGGGCGAAGGAGGTTGTTAGTTATATAGGTTTGTGTCCTTCTATTAGGGAATCTGGGACATCTGTAAGGGGAAGGGGACATATATCAAGGAGAGGAAATGCTTATATAAGGAAGATATTGTTTGTATGTTCATTGTCAGCGATACGGTATAATAAATTTTGTTCAAATTTGTATAGAAGGCTTTTATCATCAGGTAAAGCGAAGAAATTGGCGATAATAGCAGTAGCGAATAAATTGATAAGGCAAATATTTGGTGTATTAAAAAACGGTAGGCCATATGATCCAGAATATTTAAAAAATTTAACAGAGGTTACAGAAAATGGTTGA
- a CDS encoding branched-chain amino acid ABC transporter permease, whose amino-acid sequence MNYVNCGNFKTSYEKDFALYQTTFSKVVLIIFLVLLFLFPFVATDYLLYIFNLIFVSVIGAVGLNILTGATGLISLGHGAFIGVGAYAAGYFYNTLHVNFIVAILFGGLAAAFIGSIFGIPSLRLKGLYLSIATLAAQFILEFLFVRMEGITGGVTGLSVDYAKIFGIEIDDDFKFYYLGLIFCILMTIFAVNIMRTRIGRAFLSIRDNYIAAEVMGVNIFQYKILSFAISSFYAGVAGGLWTFYTTIITPEHFTIGVSIQYLSMIIIGGLGKVLGSIFGAVFMTVLPEALKLISDFLSQYYQDITQLFASIREGVFGLVIILFLMFEPEGLYRRWKLIKAYWKLWPFSY is encoded by the coding sequence ATGAATTATGTCAACTGTGGAAATTTCAAAACCAGCTATGAGAAGGATTTTGCTCTTTATCAGACCACTTTTTCCAAAGTTGTATTGATAATTTTCCTTGTTCTTCTATTTCTTTTCCCTTTTGTGGCTACTGATTACCTTTTGTATATATTTAATCTTATTTTTGTTTCAGTGATTGGTGCAGTGGGGTTAAATATTTTGACCGGTGCCACAGGACTGATTTCATTGGGGCATGGAGCCTTTATAGGTGTTGGTGCTTATGCAGCAGGTTACTTTTACAATACGCTTCATGTTAATTTTATCGTCGCTATATTGTTTGGTGGTTTAGCAGCAGCTTTCATCGGGAGTATTTTTGGTATTCCGTCTTTGAGATTAAAAGGGTTGTATTTATCCATTGCCACATTGGCTGCCCAGTTTATTTTAGAGTTTTTATTTGTGAGAATGGAGGGGATTACAGGCGGAGTTACCGGGTTATCTGTAGATTATGCGAAAATATTTGGTATTGAGATAGATGATGATTTCAAGTTTTATTATCTTGGTTTAATTTTTTGTATTTTAATGACCATTTTTGCCGTGAATATCATGAGAACAAGGATAGGGAGGGCATTTTTAAGTATAAGGGACAATTACATTGCTGCAGAGGTTATGGGTGTAAACATTTTTCAGTATAAAATTTTATCTTTTGCCATAAGTAGTTTTTATGCCGGAGTTGCTGGAGGACTATGGACTTTTTATACAACAATTATTACTCCTGAACATTTCACGATAGGTGTTTCCATCCAGTATCTTTCAATGATCATAATCGGTGGACTTGGAAAAGTTCTTGGAAGTATCTTTGGTGCTGTTTTTATGACGGTGCTGCCTGAGGCGTTGAAATTAATTTCTGATTTTCTCTCACAGTATTACCAAGATATTACGCAATTGTTTGCTTCGATTAGGGAAGGTGTATTCGGTTTAGTAATTATACTATTTTTGATGTTTGAGCCGGAAGGGCTTTATAGAAGATGGAAGTTGATAAAAGCTTACTGGAAGCTTTGGCCATTTTCTTATTAA
- a CDS encoding branched-chain amino acid ABC transporter permease, whose translation MELFFNLLITGLVVGSIYALLALGFTLIYKSTGVVNFAQGELLLIGAYICLHLTVSYRVPFIPSFILTFIFMFLFGFIIERIFLRKMIGEPIISIIMLTIGLSSLLKSVVQIFWGTDTRVFPKVFPSEPVNLFGIKVSQVYIYSVISVAISLVIFSVFFKKSKAGVAMRAVASDQQAALSMGIEIKKVFALAWAIAAVVSAVGGVFVGNINGVNTNLSQFGLKVFPAVILGGLDSISGAIIGGVIIGILENLVGGYVDPLIGGGAKEVFPFIFMIIVLMIKPYGLFGTEEVEKV comes from the coding sequence ATGGAACTTTTTTTTAATCTTCTTATCACTGGATTGGTTGTTGGAAGTATTTATGCCCTTTTGGCTTTGGGGTTTACACTTATATATAAATCCACAGGTGTAGTTAACTTTGCTCAAGGAGAATTGCTTTTAATCGGTGCATATATCTGCTTACATTTAACTGTAAGCTATAGGGTACCTTTTATCCCCTCATTTATACTTACATTTATTTTTATGTTTTTATTCGGTTTTATCATTGAAAGAATATTTTTACGCAAAATGATAGGGGAACCTATTATTTCCATTATAATGCTTACCATTGGTCTTTCCTCATTACTCAAGTCAGTGGTTCAGATTTTTTGGGGAACTGATACGAGAGTATTTCCAAAGGTTTTTCCAAGTGAGCCGGTAAATCTTTTTGGGATTAAAGTTAGTCAGGTATATATATATTCCGTAATAAGTGTGGCTATTTCATTGGTAATTTTTTCAGTTTTTTTCAAAAAATCTAAAGCTGGTGTGGCGATGAGAGCTGTGGCCAGTGATCAGCAAGCTGCCTTGTCAATGGGAATTGAGATAAAAAAGGTTTTTGCTCTTGCCTGGGCCATTGCTGCTGTTGTTTCTGCCGTTGGCGGTGTTTTTGTAGGAAATATTAATGGGGTTAACACAAATCTTTCTCAATTTGGACTCAAAGTTTTTCCGGCTGTTATTTTAGGTGGGCTTGATAGTATTTCAGGAGCAATCATTGGAGGAGTAATTATTGGTATCCTAGAAAATCTGGTAGGTGGTTATGTCGACCCTCTTATAGGTGGTGGTGCCAAAGAAGTTTTTCCATTCATATTTATGATTATAGTTTTAATGATAAAACCTTATGGACTTTTTGGAACTGAAGAGGTCGAAAAAGTATGA
- a CDS encoding AMP-binding protein — protein MVIKETLLEYFLENYRSKKDKVALREKDYGIWKEISWSEYFKKVALLAIYFEQFGIRKGDTIAIIGDNKPEWVIAEFAAQLIRAYPVGIYQDSVVEEVEYLLTKTGAKMVIAENQEQVDKVLEVASKHSLIKKIIYYDNRGMYLYDDEKLENFENIVNKDVDIEILEKYFEDKLRLVSSDDIAVMCTTSGTTSKPKVAMLTHRNLIFMSTSLAKADPKYDTDEFVSFLPLPWIGEQMMSVASAQIFGFVVNFPESYETVENDMKEIGPHIIFSPPRVWENMASSVFMKMMDSTPFKNFVFNKCIKIGYEYADLKFQKKSPTLYQKIKYALAYIMLFRKLKERLGFSNLRSAMTGGAALGPDTFRFFHAIGVNLKQIYGQTEISGISCIHRNDDIDFTSVGRPIEGTEIKITEDGEIISRSPAVFAGYYKDEEATKEVLRNGWLYSGDAGYFDENGKLVVIDRKKDLMYLSNGTMFSPQFIENKLKFSPYIKEAVTLGNKRDYITAILNIDMGIVGKWAENNKIAYTTYTDLAAKDEVYELIADEVRKVNSDLKDEHQIKKFVLLYKELDADDGELTRTRKVRRGFIEEKYKEIVEALYSDKKEINIVATIKLQDGRERKINTVLKIYFLE, from the coding sequence GTGGTTATAAAAGAAACTTTGTTAGAGTACTTTCTGGAAAATTATAGAAGTAAAAAGGATAAAGTAGCATTACGTGAAAAAGATTATGGTATCTGGAAAGAAATTTCTTGGTCTGAATATTTTAAAAAGGTTGCGTTGCTTGCAATTTATTTTGAGCAATTTGGTATAAGAAAAGGGGATACTATTGCCATAATAGGAGACAATAAGCCTGAGTGGGTAATTGCAGAATTTGCTGCTCAACTTATAAGAGCATATCCTGTGGGTATTTATCAAGATTCTGTTGTGGAAGAAGTGGAATATTTGCTGACAAAAACCGGTGCTAAAATGGTTATCGCTGAAAACCAAGAGCAGGTGGATAAGGTTTTAGAAGTTGCCAGTAAACATTCTTTAATTAAGAAAATAATCTATTATGACAACAGAGGTATGTATTTATATGATGATGAGAAATTAGAAAATTTTGAAAATATTGTTAATAAAGATGTGGATATTGAAATACTGGAAAAGTATTTTGAAGATAAGTTGAGATTGGTTAGTAGTGATGACATAGCGGTTATGTGCACCACTTCTGGGACTACTTCAAAACCAAAAGTGGCAATGCTCACACACAGAAATTTGATTTTTATGTCTACGAGTCTAGCAAAGGCTGATCCAAAATATGATACTGATGAATTTGTGTCATTCCTTCCTCTTCCCTGGATTGGGGAACAGATGATGAGTGTGGCAAGTGCTCAGATTTTTGGCTTTGTGGTTAATTTTCCAGAAAGTTATGAAACGGTTGAAAATGACATGAAAGAGATTGGACCACATATTATTTTTTCTCCTCCAAGGGTTTGGGAAAATATGGCTTCTTCTGTTTTTATGAAAATGATGGATTCTACACCGTTTAAAAATTTTGTTTTTAATAAATGTATAAAAATTGGTTATGAATATGCAGATTTAAAATTTCAGAAAAAATCACCTACTTTGTATCAGAAAATTAAATATGCCTTAGCTTATATAATGCTTTTTAGAAAATTGAAGGAGAGACTTGGTTTTAGCAATTTGAGGAGTGCCATGACAGGTGGAGCTGCACTTGGCCCTGACACTTTTAGATTTTTTCATGCTATTGGAGTAAATTTGAAGCAGATTTATGGTCAGACAGAAATTTCAGGCATTTCGTGTATCCATAGAAATGATGATATTGATTTCACATCCGTAGGGAGACCGATTGAAGGTACTGAAATAAAGATAACAGAGGATGGAGAAATTATATCAAGAAGTCCTGCTGTTTTTGCAGGGTATTACAAGGATGAAGAAGCTACAAAAGAAGTATTGAGAAATGGTTGGCTTTACTCTGGTGATGCTGGTTATTTCGATGAAAATGGAAAGCTGGTAGTCATTGATAGGAAAAAAGATTTAATGTATCTTTCGAATGGCACCATGTTTTCTCCACAATTTATTGAAAATAAACTGAAATTTAGCCCTTATATCAAGGAAGCTGTGACTCTTGGCAATAAGAGGGATTACATAACTGCGATATTAAATATCGATATGGGGATTGTGGGGAAGTGGGCTGAGAACAACAAGATTGCTTATACAACATATACGGATTTAGCAGCAAAAGATGAGGTCTATGAACTTATTGCAGATGAGGTTCGCAAAGTAAATAGTGATTTGAAAGATGAGCATCAGATTAAGAAATTTGTGTTGCTTTACAAAGAGTTGGATGCTGATGACGGTGAGTTGACAAGGACAAGGAAGGTTAGAAGAGGATTTATCGAAGAAAAATATAAAGAGATAGTTGAAGCTCTATATTCGGATAAAAAAGAGATAAATATTGTTGCAACTATTAAATTACAGGATGGTAGGGAAAGAAAGATCAATACGGTTTTAAAAATATATTTTTTGGAATAG
- a CDS encoding ABC transporter ATP-binding protein, producing the protein MAIAGVTFNVNKGEIFSIIGPNGAGKTSVLNTITGIYFPDRGTIKFEGKDITKLVVHKRAKLGIVRTFQNLELFKGMTVLENLMLSRHIFMKYGLFSSILYFGKALREEVEHRKKVEEVIDYLNLNSVRKKYVYELSYGLQKRIELARALCLEPKLLLLDEPMAGMNMEETEDMARYILDINDELNTTIILIEHDMNVVVDISDRIMALDFGEKVCEGTPSEVINNEKVISAYLGEEKWL; encoded by the coding sequence ATGGCCATTGCAGGTGTAACATTTAATGTTAATAAAGGTGAGATTTTTTCAATTATTGGGCCTAACGGCGCAGGTAAAACAAGTGTTTTAAATACGATTACAGGTATTTATTTTCCTGATAGGGGGACTATTAAATTCGAAGGGAAGGATATCACAAAGCTTGTTGTTCATAAAAGGGCTAAACTTGGGATAGTTCGGACATTTCAAAATCTTGAATTGTTTAAGGGAATGACAGTTTTGGAAAACCTGATGCTTTCAAGACATATATTCATGAAATACGGTCTTTTTTCTTCAATTTTGTATTTTGGTAAAGCATTGAGGGAAGAGGTAGAGCATAGAAAGAAAGTGGAGGAAGTAATTGATTACCTGAATCTTAACAGTGTCAGAAAAAAATATGTGTATGAACTTTCTTATGGCTTGCAAAAACGGATTGAGTTGGCAAGAGCTCTTTGTTTAGAGCCAAAATTACTTCTCCTTGATGAGCCGATGGCAGGTATGAATATGGAAGAGACAGAGGATATGGCTCGCTATATTCTTGATATAAATGATGAATTAAACACAACCATTATTTTAATAGAACATGACATGAATGTGGTGGTTGATATTTCAGATAGAATAATGGCTCTTGATTTCGGTGAAAAAGTATGTGAAGGGACTCCTTCAGAAGTTATTAATAATGAAAAAGTTATTTCAGCATATTTGGGTGAAGAGAAGTGGTTATAA
- a CDS encoding DUF4388 domain-containing protein → MAFNSQLIGDLKSISVPDVFQWVSQNRKSGFLFFQRETEEVKVFFSDGFIINTSSNIPEFLLGKLLIRYKKIDKKNLANVLKTQLKEKRPLGQLLIAKGFITKDELNDIIKQQIIEITVYLLGWDKGYFYFEEKRYSKNLDFSISVDEILFECIRRKDELDLYKKVLDESDIIKVVDSSDLSGDLKKFIDGKRCIGEILFEIGGDYLETYKQLYQLFLDKKIEKIGKKEVKEDPTVSFLVALELYGRGRIYESYNITKNLYDKYKSSQIIKNFYQNLVIFVNNFFEKKVGGENSCFKVNSYKLLDQRIFLTPKEGFILSRISEYPCFDELYKVVNIEKTELKLVLIKLYKLNLIMLKEIRRKETKELEGDTLLSLLYIMKNELTGALEVINEKFTGVFFFESGKFKIGYSFSENYNFSKYLQNVKDISLVDEKDFSKTLKYIIDEDILSFDELKRVLEVYDNMLIQEIIKTEPISNIFIFNEKFTYDISISLNLFYLILFVVSGYNVDVNVDFDLNQSYELTVLEKELLEMAEEYHAIVKILSSFDNNRLDREVLRQFSSSEINILKILYYLDLIKPVSQDDLDVDELKEYLNNLQKMTPYEIFGVNKDSFDIDEVKKTYVNLSKKYHPDLYEDKQKKALADEIFRIIKEAFDLLTSKEKEEESELKIDAKKIFLAEQLLTSGKIYLNMGRISDAVDSFMKAYENFGQDEEIRCYYGLALIKLGRFQEGFKILNSIDFTKFNDPNLYFAFMDASIKLGKKEKARKILNKFITEFKSLRKKAEFYQRKLSL, encoded by the coding sequence ATGGCGTTTAATTCCCAATTAATTGGTGATTTGAAATCTATATCAGTTCCGGATGTTTTCCAGTGGGTTTCTCAAAATAGAAAATCGGGCTTTCTTTTTTTTCAAAGAGAAACAGAAGAAGTGAAAGTATTTTTTTCTGATGGTTTTATTATTAATACATCATCTAATATTCCTGAATTTTTATTAGGAAAATTATTAATAAGGTACAAAAAGATTGATAAAAAAAATTTAGCAAATGTTTTAAAAACTCAATTAAAGGAGAAACGTCCTTTAGGACAATTGTTAATTGCAAAAGGTTTTATTACTAAGGATGAGTTAAATGATATAATAAAACAACAAATTATTGAAATAACTGTATATCTATTAGGGTGGGATAAAGGATATTTTTATTTTGAAGAAAAACGTTATAGTAAAAATTTAGATTTTAGTATTAGTGTTGATGAGATTTTATTTGAATGTATTAGACGAAAAGATGAATTGGATTTGTATAAAAAAGTATTGGATGAAAGTGACATAATTAAAGTTGTTGATTCTAGTGATTTGTCAGGGGATTTAAAAAAATTTATAGATGGTAAAAGATGTATAGGTGAAATATTATTTGAGATAGGTGGAGATTATCTTGAGACCTATAAACAGTTATATCAGCTTTTTTTAGATAAAAAGATTGAAAAGATAGGTAAAAAAGAAGTTAAAGAAGACCCCACAGTTAGCTTTTTAGTGGCGTTAGAACTTTATGGTAGAGGTCGAATTTATGAATCTTACAATATAACTAAAAATCTCTATGATAAATATAAAAGTAGTCAAATAATTAAAAACTTCTATCAAAATCTTGTGATATTTGTAAATAATTTCTTTGAGAAAAAAGTAGGGGGGGAAAATTCTTGTTTTAAAGTGAATAGTTATAAATTGCTAGATCAAAGAATTTTTCTAACTCCTAAAGAAGGTTTTATCTTATCTAGAATAAGTGAATATCCTTGTTTTGATGAATTATATAAAGTTGTAAATATTGAAAAAACTGAGCTTAAATTAGTTTTGATTAAGTTGTATAAATTAAATTTGATTATGTTGAAAGAAATTAGACGTAAAGAAACTAAAGAATTAGAAGGAGATACGCTATTATCGTTATTGTATATTATGAAGAACGAATTAACTGGGGCATTGGAGGTTATTAACGAAAAATTTACCGGGGTATTCTTTTTTGAATCTGGAAAGTTTAAGATAGGATATTCCTTTTCAGAGAATTATAATTTTAGTAAGTATTTACAAAACGTTAAAGATATTTCTTTGGTTGATGAAAAAGATTTCAGCAAAACATTAAAATATATTATTGATGAAGATATTTTAAGTTTTGATGAGCTTAAAAGGGTTCTTGAAGTTTATGATAATATGCTCATTCAAGAGATTATAAAAACGGAACCAATTTCAAATATTTTCATATTCAATGAGAAATTTACTTACGATATAAGCATTTCTTTAAATCTTTTTTATCTAATTTTATTTGTTGTGTCTGGGTATAATGTTGATGTTAATGTAGATTTTGATTTGAACCAGAGTTATGAGTTGACAGTACTGGAAAAAGAGTTGTTAGAGATGGCAGAAGAGTACCATGCGATTGTAAAAATTTTGAGTAGTTTTGATAATAATAGATTGGACAGGGAAGTTTTAAGGCAGTTTAGTAGTAGTGAGATAAACATTTTGAAAATTCTGTATTACCTTGATCTTATTAAACCTGTAAGTCAGGATGATTTAGATGTTGATGAATTAAAGGAGTATTTAAACAATTTACAAAAAATGACCCCTTATGAAATTTTTGGAGTAAATAAGGATAGTTTTGATATTGATGAAGTAAAAAAAACATATGTTAATCTATCAAAAAAATACCATCCTGATTTATATGAGGATAAGCAAAAAAAGGCACTTGCTGATGAAATATTTAGGATAATAAAAGAGGCATTTGATTTGCTCACTTCAAAGGAGAAGGAAGAGGAAAGTGAATTAAAAATTGATGCGAAAAAGATATTCTTGGCTGAGCAATTGCTTACAAGTGGTAAAATTTATTTGAATATGGGACGCATATCTGATGCTGTAGATTCTTTTATGAAAGCATATGAAAATTTTGGGCAGGATGAGGAAATTAGATGTTATTATGGACTAGCTCTAATAAAATTAGGTCGTTTTCAGGAAGGATTTAAAATATTAAATAGTATAGACTTTACAAAATTCAATGATCCTAATCTTTATTTTGCCTTTATGGATGCGTCTATCAAACTAGGTAAAAAAGAGAAAGCAAGAAAAATACTCAATAAATTTATAACTGAGTTTAAAAGTCTTAGAAAGAAAGCAGAATTTTATCAGCGCAAATTATCATTATAA
- a CDS encoding inositol monophosphatase family protein, producing MINFLKEIVIEAGKIIKENFNKSNTVHYKGKIDLVTEIDIKVEEFIKKRLETIEGDFNIVAEESFDGNLPDDKVILLDPIDGTTNFVHGFPFVAISLALIDKDYECGIVYNPILDEIFTAESGKGAYLNGERIFVSKTDNLEKSLIATGFPYSSVVENIDKLLKLLSNVLKNTRGIRRAGSAALDLCYVAKGVFDGYYESNLKPWDVAAGKIVVKEAGGEVLNIEGESYTFSDKFIIATNKFITKDLLRLLNGV from the coding sequence GTGATAAATTTTTTAAAAGAGATAGTAATAGAAGCCGGAAAGATTATTAAAGAAAATTTCAATAAATCAAATACGGTACATTACAAAGGAAAAATAGATTTAGTAACTGAAATAGATATCAAAGTTGAGGAGTTTATCAAAAAAAGGCTTGAAACTATTGAAGGGGATTTCAATATTGTTGCTGAGGAATCCTTTGATGGGAATTTGCCTGATGATAAAGTAATATTATTGGATCCTATTGATGGGACTACAAATTTTGTTCATGGTTTTCCTTTTGTAGCTATTTCTTTAGCATTAATAGATAAAGATTATGAGTGTGGTATTGTTTATAATCCCATTTTGGATGAGATTTTTACTGCTGAGTCTGGTAAAGGTGCTTATTTAAACGGTGAGAGAATTTTTGTATCTAAGACAGATAATTTAGAGAAATCTTTAATTGCTACCGGTTTTCCTTATTCTTCTGTTGTAGAAAATATTGATAAATTATTAAAATTGTTGTCTAATGTATTAAAAAATACAAGGGGGATTAGAAGGGCAGGCTCTGCTGCTTTAGATTTATGCTATGTGGCAAAGGGTGTGTTTGATGGTTATTATGAGAGTAACTTAAAACCATGGGATGTGGCAGCTGGCAAAATTGTAGTGAAAGAAGCTGGTGGGGAAGTTTTGAATATTGAAGGTGAGAGTTACACTTTTAGTGATAAATTTATAATTGCTACAAATAAATTTATAACAAAGGATTTATTAAGGTTGTTGAATGGCGTTTAA
- the zapE gene encoding AFG1/ZapE family ATPase has product MIGVDNELRLHDLDFEISVESSLKNLKPHPKFSSCSFENYYPDEKYPSQSYVKQMLFEKISKYNDYKNRPIIKKKSFFSFFGRNENNENRSFKNVYLDGGYGVGKTHLLAACYNVAKCKKAFMSFSELCYYINYIGLNESIEIFSDYDLLLIDEFEIDDPATVRIMAKFFSELNRDTLIITTSNTLPGDLGKNRFQADEFKREMGVIANTFKVVVVEGEDYRSKKEVWKRTLDRKPFEVVYGEYSPSLDRKKMVVSFDDLMAQLEQIHPFRFFIIPENVEAVFIRDMKPFPLLNGALRFTHFVDLCYYYNTKLFIKSEYDLEDMFSKEMLESCFEKKLKRCISRLSELGIFYHN; this is encoded by the coding sequence ATGATTGGTGTGGATAATGAATTAAGGTTGCATGATTTAGATTTTGAAATAAGTGTTGAAAGTAGTCTTAAAAATTTAAAACCACATCCAAAATTCAGTAGTTGTTCTTTTGAAAATTATTATCCTGATGAAAAGTATCCTTCACAAAGCTATGTCAAACAGATGCTTTTTGAAAAAATCAGTAAATATAATGATTACAAAAATAGGCCTATAATCAAAAAAAAGTCTTTTTTCTCTTTTTTTGGTAGAAACGAAAATAACGAAAATAGAAGTTTTAAAAACGTTTATTTAGATGGTGGTTATGGTGTTGGTAAAACTCATTTACTTGCCGCATGCTACAATGTTGCAAAATGTAAAAAAGCGTTTATGTCATTTTCTGAATTATGCTATTATATCAATTATATAGGCTTAAATGAGAGTATAGAAATTTTTTCGGATTATGATTTACTCCTTATAGATGAGTTTGAGATTGATGATCCAGCTACTGTAAGGATAATGGCAAAGTTTTTTTCAGAATTAAATAGAGATACTTTAATTATAACCACATCTAATACATTGCCTGGAGATTTAGGGAAAAACAGGTTTCAGGCTGATGAATTTAAGCGGGAAATGGGGGTTATTGCAAACACTTTTAAAGTTGTAGTTGTAGAGGGAGAAGATTATCGTAGTAAAAAAGAGGTTTGGAAAAGAACTTTGGATAGAAAACCTTTTGAAGTTGTTTACGGTGAATATAGTCCTTCTTTGGACAGGAAAAAAATGGTTGTAAGTTTTGATGATTTGATGGCTCAGCTTGAGCAGATACATCCTTTTAGATTTTTTATAATACCAGAGAATGTTGAAGCTGTTTTTATTAGAGATATGAAACCGTTTCCGCTTTTAAATGGTGCATTGAGGTTTACTCATTTTGTAGATTTATGTTATTATTATAATACAAAATTGTTTATTAAATCAGAATATGATTTAGAAGATATGTTTAGTAAAGAAATGTTGGAATCTTGTTTTGAGAAGAAATTGAAAAGGTGTATATCAAGATTAAGTGAACTAGGCATTTTTTACCACAATTAA
- a CDS encoding nucleoside deaminase, which produces MNLFNNWDVYFMKKAISQALISYDNGDVPVGAVIVKDNEIISYGRNRKEEKRNALLHAEIEALNKAIKILGDWRLKGCKMYVTCEPCIMCVGALLHCRLDEIVFGVNEPKFGGVISNARLFDIPYNHKIRYKYGLLADEIKNIMQQFFKELRK; this is translated from the coding sequence ATGAATTTATTTAATAATTGGGATGTGTATTTTATGAAAAAAGCTATTTCTCAGGCACTTATTTCTTATGACAATGGTGATGTGCCTGTTGGAGCTGTCATTGTTAAAGATAATGAGATTATTTCATATGGTAGGAATAGAAAAGAGGAAAAAAGAAATGCATTATTGCATGCAGAAATTGAAGCTTTGAATAAAGCTATTAAGATATTGGGGGATTGGCGCTTAAAAGGCTGTAAAATGTATGTAACATGTGAACCTTGTATAATGTGTGTAGGTGCTTTACTCCATTGTAGGTTAGATGAAATAGTATTTGGAGTGAATGAGCCTAAATTCGGGGGAGTTATTTCCAATGCTAGGCTTTTTGATATTCCATATAATCATAAAATAAGATATAAGTATGGTTTACTGGCAGATGAAATAAAAAATATCATGCAACAATTTTTTAAAGAATTGCGTAAGTAG